TGGAAATGAAATGCTTAAGTAATTGGAGTTATGCGTACAGTATATTCCCATAGGCAACAGGTTGGTTAAATAATGGATGCGAACTGTTAGTCTGTAATCAGCAGGTATCTGGTATTGCCATCCTTTGGTTGAAGGATTTATGTTTACAAAAATAATATATTTATGTTTACAAAAAAATTAAAATAATGTTTTTTGAATTTAGGCAAAAAAATATGTTTTGAGGTGTATTTGCAGGTTATGCCTAATTATATTTGTATTTGGCCGGCTGAGGGGTGTTTGCTAGGGATGTTCTGGGATAATTTGTAAACATAAACAGTATTTTAAATTGTTTATGGTAGGCAGGATGAGCGGGTCTGGTATTTGTAAGGCATCGGAAGGGCGAGGCTGTAACCAGATCAATTAGAAAGGGGGGCTTGTGAAGTGTTAATCCATGTCTAACGACGCAGATTCTCCTCTGATCAGGTGTTTGCGTAAGGTTTCTTCGGCTAGCTTCGGATCCTTTTCTTTGAGGGCTTTCAGGATCTGACGATGTTCCTGGTCGGTCAGTTCGTAATCATCCATGTGGGTCTGGGTTTTGCCCAGCTTCTGATGGAACAGTGGGATGTTGCTCACTTGGTATAAATCGCGCAGCTTCTCGTTGTTGGCGCTGTCGATGAGTGTTTCATGGAATTTAACGTCGGCCTCACAGGCGCCGCCGAAATAACCTCCCTGTACCATATTGGTGAAATCGTCGCAGATTGCTTCGAGTTTTTGCAGGTACTGGTCGTCGATTTTTTCGAGTGCCAGCCGCAGGGCGCCCAGTTCCAGTATCTCGCGAAGTTCTCTGATTTCCCTGATGTCATCAACGGTCATCGATTTTACAAAAAAACCTCCTTTTTCGCCAAAAACAATAAGTTTTTCGCCCATGAGCCGGGTAAGCGCTTCGCGGATGGCTATTCGGCTCACCTCCATTTTCTTGGCCCAGAAATCTTCTTT
This portion of the Dyadobacter sp. CECT 9275 genome encodes:
- a CDS encoding GntR family transcriptional regulator is translated as MKEESLANKVYLELRRKILSNQLSSGTRLKEDFWAKKMEVSRIAIREALTRLMGEKLIVFGEKGGFFVKSMTVDDIREIRELREILELGALRLALEKIDDQYLQKLEAICDDFTNMVQGGYFGGACEADVKFHETLIDSANNEKLRDLYQVSNIPLFHQKLGKTQTHMDDYELTDQEHRQILKALKEKDPKLAEETLRKHLIRGESASLDMD